One genomic region from Apodemus sylvaticus chromosome 1, mApoSyl1.1, whole genome shotgun sequence encodes:
- the LOC127695086 gene encoding protein FAM24A-like: MFDFFDLRTVIMIAIGCGILAAMFLLIGVVLCLYSKISKALYSPGIAETNDECYIDPCKDPQERVIPANSATAEACHPCQANTIAVESCHPLQCCNTCGVYEDVNSVSPCLCNTREGL; encoded by the exons atgtttgatttttttgaccTCCGAACAGTAATCATGATCGCCATTGGTTGCGGGATCCTGGCAGCCATGTTTCTACTGATAGGAGTTGTGCTCTGTCTCTACTCCAAAATATCCAAGGCTCTGTATTCACCTGG AATCGCGGAGACAAATGATGAATGCTATATTGATCCATGCAAGGACCCCCAGGAGAGGGTCATCCCGGCCAACAGTGCCACTGCTGAGGCTTGCCACCCCTGCCAGGCCAACACGATTGCTGTGGAGAGTTGCCATCCCCTCCAGTGTTGCAATACGTGTGGTGTCTATGAAGATGTTAACTCTGTGTCACCTTGCCTTTGTAACACCAGGGAAGGACTCTGA